The Micromonospora sp. WMMD961 genome has a segment encoding these proteins:
- a CDS encoding NACHT domain-containing protein: MAVALTAFLLSLGFGRSNVRDAADSLASVASAIVGLLSLVVAIYFGVRAQTSTGTPTDRLTAAADVLRHRVRRQWEQEIATRRLEHPRPLRLRWVLTGRPAGETSSVVTDGQLLEPADRVPAAGMVRQFRALTNRQLLILGAPGSGKSTLALLFTMAALEPGEKVPVLLPLAGWRPDLQDLRGWAAEWIGDTYPELANEQKYGPGAARALVDHDRVLLVLDGLDEMPQALRPAAARELGDVATRNGLNTVVTCRAAQYEEIVDEAGRLPMAAEVTISPVTVEDAIEFLTGPEPAGSRRWEKITQVMRAAPGGWLAEALSTPLMIALARTVYGPGATDPDELTHLTSRTEAESHLLDQFLVGTYGSREKARGPERWLTTLARHLEHRLFSPTLTWWDLPRAVPSAVIVGTVTFVIGLTGAVSCTLIEPFPGSAGDNAQLGAALGLGAGIVSGLGAGRSRARRDVGDPGRLRRAGRVVATTARDAFAAVALVTTVAEVIRRVESGASVNPVTMVADTINALDLGGSVDPLTALQDAIFVAALASAFSLINTVLSTWRKALPTRPSWNLRTLPARLLSGIATGLALAIPVGALVGLIVGLDDLDSESEMLATIMADGGPLAMWTVLAITVGIGVPIGIGRWLATPLDDQAPVSPRSVLRSDRVTCLTVSLAAGVSAGSGLAIVHRVDPELLAFSGHSGGTSFGPAGFGGLAVFGSVLLGAGSPWTSYTVARAWLALWGRLPWRLMGFLDDAHQRGILRQVGPAYQFRHDLVQRHLAGHPRIRRRIQPVREAREFPDLATQSRAERAGVSRSRIGTAIACVVVPVVVGTLTVPVVRDQVTGYFQRVRSDQAHELDLAADKIETSASEDALRLRIAAVEIDSDPSSKNELGAVLQTPAGVPRMRSFGVIRAGHWALTHGIEQPLRAWDLTGSRPAPVLLSPHPAIVEDVNDRFGVFSMNDGRYTTVDFENAPLSLVALPADIELVLSVEANWMAYEGIDGLTYVSDLRRPHSEPVKIGPTDLQLLDVDDGWIIYQRSGGGLEARPLDGSGAPQRISPNGSLPNDLLPNERLRSAGLVQYVTDDDFAVRVLRSGRDVVLESQAVDDALLGPAWFAVAQDDGSAALYERDARQQNISLGDDVTALVELPDESLAVTHDSGVVDRWLIDERTGQPAKEEFLAGVEDVVTGGSDHVVAATRPDGSVALVDLRSGPPSVHEVGEVGPAPWIALTRDWALIAGDDEAPTTTLWTIADEPRRVGDLPANPISQDAADFTAIEIDATQSWVLLERERTDDFAVELWHLRGTPKATELGALYDGRWASFSGRHLVYTDDAAGTRVYDLPADGDKPQLRSQREYVSGITLADGGEWGLFEHGPREPSGTMMSVQPLEPRPPSLKREPWQVACGLVKTPLSQERWREIAPADAPYREICRSKLY, translated from the coding sequence GTGGCGGTGGCGCTGACCGCGTTTCTGCTGAGTTTGGGCTTCGGCCGCAGCAACGTTCGAGACGCCGCCGACTCGCTCGCCAGCGTCGCCTCGGCCATCGTGGGTCTCCTGTCGCTGGTGGTGGCCATCTATTTCGGTGTCCGGGCTCAAACGTCCACGGGTACGCCGACCGACCGTTTGACCGCCGCTGCCGACGTGCTGCGCCACCGGGTCCGCCGGCAGTGGGAGCAGGAGATCGCGACCCGGCGGCTCGAACATCCCCGGCCGCTGCGTCTGCGCTGGGTCCTTACCGGCCGGCCGGCCGGGGAGACGTCCTCGGTGGTGACCGACGGGCAGCTGCTGGAGCCGGCCGATCGGGTGCCGGCGGCCGGGATGGTGCGGCAGTTCCGCGCGCTGACCAACCGGCAGCTGCTCATTCTGGGTGCGCCCGGCTCGGGCAAGAGCACGCTGGCGCTGCTGTTCACGATGGCCGCCCTGGAGCCGGGCGAGAAGGTGCCGGTGCTTCTGCCGCTGGCCGGGTGGCGCCCCGACCTGCAGGACCTCCGAGGCTGGGCGGCCGAGTGGATCGGTGACACCTATCCGGAGCTGGCCAACGAGCAGAAGTACGGCCCGGGCGCCGCGCGGGCGCTGGTCGACCACGACCGAGTGCTGCTGGTGCTCGACGGCCTCGACGAGATGCCGCAGGCGCTGCGCCCGGCGGCGGCGCGCGAGCTGGGCGACGTGGCCACCCGCAACGGCCTGAACACCGTGGTGACCTGCCGGGCGGCCCAGTACGAGGAGATCGTGGACGAGGCGGGCCGCCTGCCCATGGCCGCCGAGGTCACGATCAGCCCGGTCACGGTCGAGGACGCGATCGAGTTCCTGACCGGCCCGGAACCGGCGGGCAGCCGCCGCTGGGAGAAGATCACGCAGGTGATGCGGGCCGCGCCGGGCGGCTGGCTCGCCGAGGCACTGTCGACGCCGCTCATGATTGCCCTGGCACGGACGGTCTACGGCCCTGGCGCGACAGACCCCGACGAGCTGACCCACCTGACGTCGCGGACCGAGGCCGAGAGTCACCTGCTCGACCAGTTCCTGGTCGGCACCTACGGGAGCCGCGAAAAGGCCCGCGGCCCGGAGCGGTGGTTGACCACACTGGCCCGCCACCTGGAACATCGCCTGTTCAGCCCTACCCTGACGTGGTGGGACCTGCCGCGGGCGGTGCCGTCGGCGGTGATCGTCGGCACGGTGACCTTCGTGATCGGCCTGACGGGGGCGGTCAGCTGCACGCTCATCGAGCCGTTCCCGGGCAGCGCTGGCGACAATGCCCAGTTGGGCGCCGCGCTCGGCCTTGGCGCGGGCATCGTCTCAGGCCTCGGCGCGGGACGCAGCCGGGCCCGGCGCGACGTGGGCGACCCGGGACGGCTGCGCCGGGCCGGTCGCGTGGTAGCCACCACGGCCCGCGACGCGTTCGCCGCCGTCGCGCTCGTTACCACCGTCGCCGAGGTCATCCGGCGGGTCGAAAGCGGCGCTTCGGTCAATCCTGTCACGATGGTCGCCGACACCATCAACGCCCTTGACCTCGGCGGGTCGGTGGACCCGCTCACCGCACTGCAGGACGCCATCTTCGTCGCGGCTCTGGCTAGCGCGTTCAGCCTGATCAACACGGTGCTGAGTACCTGGCGCAAGGCGCTGCCCACCCGGCCGTCCTGGAATCTACGCACCCTGCCGGCCCGGTTGCTGTCCGGGATCGCCACCGGGCTCGCCCTAGCGATTCCCGTCGGTGCCCTGGTCGGGTTGATCGTCGGCCTCGACGACCTTGACTCCGAGTCGGAGATGTTGGCCACGATCATGGCCGATGGCGGTCCGCTCGCGATGTGGACGGTCCTCGCCATCACCGTGGGTATCGGCGTTCCGATCGGCATCGGACGGTGGCTCGCCACACCCTTGGACGATCAGGCGCCTGTCTCGCCGCGCTCGGTTCTGCGCAGCGACCGCGTGACCTGCCTGACCGTCTCCCTGGCAGCCGGGGTCTCGGCTGGGTCCGGCCTAGCGATCGTGCATCGGGTGGATCCGGAGCTGCTCGCCTTCTCGGGGCACTCGGGCGGGACGTCGTTCGGCCCGGCCGGGTTCGGCGGCCTAGCCGTCTTCGGCTCGGTTCTGCTCGGCGCGGGATCGCCATGGACGTCGTACACGGTGGCCCGGGCATGGCTGGCTCTCTGGGGACGCCTGCCGTGGCGGTTGATGGGCTTTCTCGACGACGCGCACCAGCGCGGGATCCTGCGGCAGGTCGGACCGGCCTACCAGTTCCGCCACGACCTGGTGCAGCGGCATCTGGCCGGACACCCGAGAATCCGCCGCCGGATACAGCCCGTTCGGGAGGCCCGAGAGTTCCCGGACCTCGCGACCCAGTCAAGGGCCGAGCGCGCTGGGGTCTCGCGCTCGCGGATTGGCACGGCGATCGCCTGCGTCGTCGTGCCGGTGGTCGTCGGCACGCTGACCGTTCCGGTGGTCCGCGACCAGGTCACCGGCTACTTTCAGCGGGTGCGCAGCGATCAGGCCCACGAGCTCGACCTGGCAGCCGACAAGATCGAGACGAGCGCGTCCGAGGACGCCCTTCGGCTGCGCATCGCCGCCGTTGAGATCGACTCCGATCCGAGCTCGAAGAACGAGCTGGGCGCCGTTCTTCAGACACCCGCCGGTGTGCCGCGGATGCGCTCTTTCGGTGTCATCCGGGCGGGACATTGGGCGCTAACCCATGGTATCGAGCAGCCGTTACGGGCCTGGGACTTGACCGGCAGCCGGCCGGCTCCCGTCCTCCTCTCTCCACATCCGGCAATCGTGGAGGATGTCAACGACCGCTTCGGAGTGTTCTCGATGAACGACGGTCGCTACACGACTGTCGACTTCGAGAACGCGCCGCTGTCTCTGGTCGCGCTGCCGGCCGACATCGAGTTGGTTCTGTCGGTGGAGGCCAACTGGATGGCCTACGAAGGCATCGACGGGCTCACCTACGTATCCGACCTCCGTCGTCCGCACTCCGAGCCGGTCAAGATCGGACCGACCGACCTACAGCTGCTGGACGTCGACGACGGTTGGATCATCTATCAACGGTCCGGCGGCGGCCTGGAGGCCCGACCGCTCGACGGATCCGGGGCACCGCAACGGATCAGCCCAAACGGTTCGTTGCCGAACGACTTGTTGCCGAACGAACGGTTGCGCTCGGCCGGGCTAGTGCAGTACGTGACCGACGACGATTTCGCGGTCCGAGTCCTCCGCTCGGGCCGGGACGTCGTTCTGGAAAGCCAGGCCGTTGACGACGCCCTGCTCGGCCCCGCATGGTTCGCCGTCGCACAGGACGATGGTTCGGCAGCGCTCTACGAGCGGGACGCGCGACAGCAGAACATCTCCCTCGGCGACGATGTCACCGCTCTCGTCGAACTGCCGGATGAATCGCTCGCAGTGACGCACGACTCGGGGGTCGTGGATCGCTGGCTGATCGACGAGCGCACCGGACAGCCCGCCAAAGAGGAGTTCCTGGCCGGCGTCGAGGATGTCGTCACCGGTGGAAGCGACCATGTTGTCGCGGCCACCCGGCCCGACGGCAGTGTCGCGCTGGTCGACCTGCGATCGGGTCCGCCGAGCGTGCACGAGGTCGGAGAGGTCGGCCCTGCCCCCTGGATCGCCCTGACCCGGGACTGGGCCTTGATCGCTGGCGACGACGAGGCCCCCACGACGACGCTGTGGACCATCGCGGACGAGCCACGGAGGGTCGGCGATCTTCCCGCCAATCCGATCTCCCAGGACGCTGCGGATTTCACCGCGATCGAGATCGACGCGACGCAGTCCTGGGTGTTGCTGGAGCGAGAAAGGACGGACGACTTCGCGGTCGAGCTGTGGCACCTCCGCGGGACGCCGAAGGCCACTGAGCTCGGGGCGCTGTACGACGGGAGATGGGCGTCGTTCTCGGGCCGCCACCTTGTCTACACCGACGACGCGGCCGGGACCCGGGTTTACGATCTGCCGGCCGACGGCGACAAGCCGCAGTTGCGATCCCAGCGGGAATACGTCTCGGGGATTACACTCGCCGACGGCGGCGAGTGGGGGCTTTTCGAACACGGCCCCCGGGAGCCGAGCGGAACCATGATGTCGGTCCAACCACTCGAACCGCGGCCGCCGTCCCTCAAGAGGGAACCCTGGCAGGTTGCCTGCGGGCTGGTCAAGACACCGCTCAGCCAGGAACGATGGCGGGAAATCGCGCCGGCTGACGCGCCCTACCGGGAGATATGCAGAAGCAAACTCTATTGA
- a CDS encoding helix-turn-helix domain-containing protein, which translates to MHGELQRIVDAVAARVGRPALIEDRRQRVVAYSEHDGPMDEVRRTSILRRQTTPEVIAWFRGMGVLTAYAPIRTPACPELDLLARVCVPIRHDDLLLGFVWFIDADGSMTDADIATATGPFADLSLALYRENLLGELASQRETEATRTLLVQSRQAREHAARALVEEGVVAADGSTVALVAQLVPAGGRQPDEVARIALEQALVTTRRWIGVRETLHLVWHDHGVLLLCGDRVAGRPSPEASAGHLDEALGTATRGLASVDRTVTGIGQPRAGLSSAIESYQEAAQAARVGTQLPALGRVVSWAGLGIYRVLSQLDSQHLDVAGVHPGLERLLRDDAHQVLLETLEAYLDLAGNAHATAEKLRLHRTTLYYRLQRVEQLAGTDLKDGNERLCLHLAMKLGRLTGHYRSRGMQ; encoded by the coding sequence ATGCACGGTGAGCTCCAGCGAATCGTCGACGCCGTCGCCGCCCGGGTGGGGCGACCCGCCCTCATCGAGGACCGGCGACAGCGGGTGGTCGCCTACAGCGAGCACGACGGCCCGATGGACGAGGTCCGCCGGACGTCGATCCTGCGGCGGCAGACCACGCCGGAGGTGATCGCCTGGTTCCGGGGCATGGGCGTGCTCACGGCCTACGCGCCGATCCGCACCCCCGCGTGCCCCGAACTGGACCTGCTGGCGAGGGTCTGCGTGCCGATCCGGCACGACGACCTGCTGCTCGGGTTCGTCTGGTTCATCGACGCGGACGGTTCGATGACCGACGCCGACATCGCCACCGCGACCGGCCCCTTCGCCGACCTGTCGTTGGCCCTGTACCGGGAGAACCTGCTCGGTGAGCTCGCCTCGCAGCGGGAGACGGAGGCCACCCGCACCTTACTCGTCCAGAGCCGGCAGGCGCGCGAGCACGCGGCGCGGGCGCTGGTGGAGGAGGGCGTGGTGGCCGCAGACGGGTCCACCGTCGCGCTCGTCGCGCAGCTCGTGCCGGCCGGCGGGCGGCAACCCGACGAGGTGGCGCGGATCGCCCTGGAACAGGCCCTGGTCACCACTCGCCGGTGGATCGGAGTGCGGGAGACGCTGCACCTCGTCTGGCACGACCACGGGGTGCTGCTGCTCTGCGGCGACCGGGTTGCCGGCCGCCCCTCGCCGGAGGCCTCCGCCGGGCACCTGGACGAGGCGCTGGGCACCGCGACCCGGGGTCTGGCCTCCGTGGACCGGACCGTGACCGGGATCGGCCAGCCCCGGGCCGGGCTGTCCAGCGCGATCGAGTCGTACCAGGAGGCCGCGCAGGCCGCCCGGGTCGGTACGCAACTGCCCGCGCTGGGCCGGGTGGTCTCCTGGGCTGGTCTGGGCATCTACCGGGTGCTGTCCCAACTGGACAGTCAGCACCTCGACGTCGCGGGCGTGCATCCCGGGCTGGAGCGACTGCTGCGCGACGACGCCCACCAGGTGCTCCTGGAGACCCTGGAGGCCTACCTCGACCTGGCGGGCAACGCGCACGCGACCGCCGAGAAGCTCAGACTGCACCGGACGACCCTCTACTACCGGCTGCAACGGGTGGAACAGCTCGCCGGGACCGACCTCAAGGACGGCAACGAACGGCTGTGCCTGCACCTGGCCATGAAGCTCGGTCGGCTCACCGGTCACTACCGCTCGCGCGGCATGCAGTGA